The DNA sequence TGACTGTGTGTAGGTATGATTTGGACGTACACGTTCGATTCAATGAACTACGcacatgcttgtgtatgtgtatATGCTGGATCATCGCAGTGTACAGTACGTACCCGGATGATCAACTTGACCAGCCTGTTGGCGGTATTTTCGCCGAGCCGCTGCAGGGGTTCCGCGGGCCGTCCGTTCTCGTCGAGGTCTGCCAACGCGCCCAGCGGCGCCTCCCATGGGGCCGCGCCGTCGCTAGCGCTACTGCAACAACTGCAATGGCAGCCGCAGCCTCccgaaggcggcggcggcggcggcatagGTGACCTGTTCCGATGGGGAAGAAGACACGGACGTGGTCGGCGCGGTGGTGGCAATCGAGATTAGAAAACACGTAGGTATACGGCCCGTGCCGCGCGGCCGCCCTAATAAATCCCGAACTATTTAACCCTTCCGTGTTTGAGTCGAAGAATCCAATCGGATATACTCCTTCTATTTTTATTACATATAATACAtgtagttttttcttttttttttttaaacgaTCAGGAGAGGCTTACGCCCCTACTTTCaaattttttaggaaaaaaaaCAGGCACAACAGAAAGTTCAACAAATTCGAGTTACAAGCTGCAGAGGACAGAAAAAAAGAGCTtaagagacaaaaaaaaaataagcaTGACTACAAAATCTAGTTTAGCCATAATCTGGGGTAGGTAATTTTTCTTTGCACGAGGATGAtatagatgtgctacatgaaggcttagtagaagcaacaataataggcttacttaagatatcacatgttaggcctatgttgcaagttttagctttctcaattttagttggctcattttcatatttgttaactagagaggaatgagcttcttcaagcttagtgtgagccttttaaagcttcttatggtcttcctttagactctcataagatgctctaagctcatcaagttcttgcataggggttttcttatccttgagcaaggccttgcacttctttctagtttctttatagtgatgagtgcaatcttctagcatagtgattagttcatctttagttggttcatcatcatcactatcactagcatggtcactctcatcatcagatgataccttagtggccttagccatgaagcatgatggagtgtcgaagatggagcccttttcttgaattgcaatgctagcatgccccttcttcttggtgctctcatcatcacttgaggagtcatcactatcccaagttgcaacatgggcatcacccttcttcttgtttgagccttccttcttctcttgcttcttcttttgcttctttctttccttcttgatagcatcttcatcatcactatcatagggacacttggcgatgagatgatccttactatggcatctaaagcacctcatggagtggtcattcttcttggagaagatcttcttccttcttgcctgatagcccttcttcttcataaacttgccaaatctattgacaagaagagccatctcctcatcttcatcactatcacaagagcttgcttcttcttcacttgatgattctatcttaactttgcccttggatgaggaggccttgaatgccacacttttccatccttcttctcaccatccttctttttcttaatcaactcatccttctcatcatcttctctataagcatcatcggtcatcacttcttggaacacttgttggggagttaattcactaagtgttgtcttgactagcacagTGATCagtgtgtcaaatctcttgggcaagcttctcaagaacttcatagagaattggctatccttcacttcttccccaagcgccttgagctcattcacaatgacttgcaaccggtgaaacatctctggcacactttcatcctcctgtatcttgaagcttgaaaacttttcttggaggatgtatgctttagcggtcttggttcccttggtgccctcaaatgtttcttctagctttgcccatgcatcatgagcaatctcaatgttcttgatttgctcaaaggtcttgtcatcaagagcttcatgaagagcactaatggcaatatcattgcattgtagcttcttctcttctaccggtgttggtgcagtctcatttgcaacctcaaacttagTTTCGATCATCTTCTAaacctctctattgattgacttgagatgggcggtcatcttgaccttccaatatgcataatttgtgccatcaaagtaaggtgccttcttggtgttgttgatatgcaaactaagagtcATTTCTTCACcaaaggttgttaagcctcaaataaacggtgcctcggctccgataccacttgaaaggtccaaatggctagaggggggtgaatagcctatttaaattttctacaaactttactaaacaagtgtgttagtaaaacaaatggcgaagcaattctagcactagctcaactaagctatgcaagccacctatacaagctagtataaggctaaacactaaaccacaacaacaagagaaggctacacaacaaTTCTACTCTAAACAAGAACTAAGCTAtataagctaaacaactagcaagataagcATGTATGTAAagaagtggagagtgattgttataccgacgttgtagagtagatatatataagcaatcaatcaatcacaagagaatactCAACAAGAGATGACAtaagatttttaccgaggtttaattacttcccggcaagctagtcctcgttgtggagatatacccacttgatggatcacgagctaattggcaatccaacgCCAAACCcttagcgggtgccgcacatccactcacaagatggggatcctccaagccacgagcaatccactagactagccaattgcgatctcctgcGGGGacggctcaagaacccctcataaatcacttggtgaggctcgaaacaatctccaatcacgagctcaacaccaacgCTGCTCCAAgttgtctagggcgtcgggaaacacccaagagtaacaagaaatccacagcaaactcaagaatcaagtgccactagatgcaactctcaatgcaatgcacttgaatctcactcaatctcactaggattagcaatcatgtaaggagatgagtggagggagtgttctataGCTCAGTGTATgcatcaagtaatcaaatgtgcaataggttaacctcccaaagccggccaccttatatttataagccccctcaacaaaagagtcgttggccactttcactggacTGATAtcgggagcaccggacgctcagcagggtaccaccggacgcaccaaccctgcgtccggtgcctagatGACGGCCACATATGTCGTCTTTTGAAACTTCACGCATCGATCTCTAACGGCTACATGCAAACCACCAGATGCGacgagtgagcaccggacgcgtctcgtACTCACTGGtcacatgcgcagagagttctgcaaacatgcgacctcaccggactcggagcaccggactcatgcgcagggaGGTTTGCAAAACGCACTAACAtcagacgctgagcaccggactcactctggTGCATCCGGTGCCTTGTCAGAAAACCTCCACTGAAGACAGACCACATCGGACGCGGAAACAGGGATCGGAATACCCTACgtccggtgcagtgcgtccggtgcttaaccctaagcgGGCCAGgcactgacagcacaccggacgtttaggccatcgtccggtgcctccgtgcACTGTGTCCAGtgtactcccgcgacttctccaaattttccaccggcgcaatagaaaatatacacttaattttctcaaaagcaccgaggaacccaaacccctctcaatcctaggaactccacctcctttgtaaatatgctaacaccaccaagtgtccaccatcaatgtgcatgtgtgttagcttttcacaaacattttcccaaaggagttaggttagcacttgactagatcctaatgcatatgctcaagatatggacctagtagcacttgattcgagagatggccgtgattttccctcttgatactcggctatctatcctaaacccggtcaatcacttctctactcaacttagaccgataaaagtaaaaccctatgtttatacctttgccttgatcattttactcctcgtctatcatcatgatctccacttcatgtttcatccctttgtgatgatgtggccacctttccatgccaccatgcacctttatcacatgtgttgctatgcctaactcaaattacttaaacacaaggcattagcaacttggtgtcattaattaccaaaaccaaacttgagctTTCACTTTGCAATACTAATAatgctgttgctgtgcctcaAACTTCGAATACTTTAAAACAACGTATGAAATCTCGTTTTGTTCCTCCTTATTATCAACGTGATTTACGTCTTAAACTGCAAACTTTAAAATAAGGAGATAAAGGCATAGAAGCATACTATCAAGAATTGCTTATTAGTTTAGCACGTTGTGGTGTACATGAAGATGATGCTGATGCTAGTGCTagattctttggtggtttaaatCATAATTTCTAGAACATTCTTGATTACAAAGAATGGCGTAATTTTTCTCAATTATATCATCTTGCTATAAAGGCAGAACATGAAGTATAGGGACGCAAGCAACACTAGTCTTTTAGGTCTAATAATGGAAGGAATTTTCAGCAACGTTCCGAGCCAGAGACGCTCAAGATTTCTGTTGCACCACAACCATCTACACCTACATTTTCTTCTGGGGTAAGTAAATTGTCTAATGTGCAGCCCCCACAGCTGAAGAAAGGTGCCACTCCGGGTGCACGGCCAGGTGCGGTTGGCCTCTCGGGTGGTTCGGCCAGGGGCGCGGCCCCATAGCTAGCGCGGCTTCCGGCGGCGCAGCGGGCTGGCCAGGTGCGGCGGCCGGACCAGGAGGTGTGCTCGCGCCTTCCCGGCGCGCGGCTCGCGGCCCCGGTGCCGCGACACTCGTGGCTGCCCGACGCGCAGTTCGCGGCTATCCGGCGGCGCGGCACCCGCAGCGGCCCGACACGCCGTTATCGGCCCCAGCAGCACGGCGCCCGTGGCTGCCCGGCGCGTGGTTCACGGCCGTCCTGCGCAGGAGGCACGAGGCGTGCAACCCTCCTAGCGCGCTCATCCTCTGGCGGCTGGGGCTGCGGGTTTGTGGCCACGGCACGCAGCCCGTCGTGTGGCGCGTCCAGCCGCGGCTACGACGTTCATGCCCTGCAGGGGGGCGGGTCTGCTTTGTTTGCACGCATGTCTTTGGGACAGCGGCGGTTGGACCTACTCGATGGCGGTGATTCGGTCTTCGTGCTCGTGTTTTCGTGTATGTGCTTGTCCATGATCAATAAGGTACAAGAGTGAGCACCAGATAAAACGATTCCTATCTTCGTTAACGTGTTAGAATCGAATCACTGGATTGCTCACAATCACACTCATAACACAGGAACAAATACACAAAGAGAGATGGAGGAAAGGAGTGTTGTATATTACACTTTCTTGTTCTTCATGCTTACAATGGTGAAGGGAACTCCTCCTGTTTATAGGAGAGGAAGCTGAAATTAACTATGAATGAAAGGCTAGAACTTCGTTCTCCTCTTCATTAATTTGAACACACTCAAAGTATCTTGTCCATACATTATTCCTAGTCTTATACAAAG is a window from the Sorghum bicolor cultivar BTx623 chromosome 5, Sorghum_bicolor_NCBIv3, whole genome shotgun sequence genome containing:
- the LOC110435315 gene encoding uncharacterized protein LOC110435315, yielding MPPPPPPSGGCGCHCSCCSSASDGAAPWEAPLGALADLDENGRPAEPLQRLGENTANRLVKLIIRGLLILLWVHVYDSMRRYAINHIGEDTWFGTFAVIVVAVPITEFFCIVDKIVIPPRSFALWGFPPE